The proteins below are encoded in one region of Solirubrobacterales bacterium:
- a CDS encoding type II toxin-antitoxin system prevent-host-death family antitoxin — translation MVTIGIRELRDDLSNHVKRASRGEVVVITIGGEPRAKITPLPSGPAPGSMEEAYATGRIIRAPRKGQTPPPPPEKVELGRPSEEIFRELREDRF, via the coding sequence ATGGTGACGATCGGGATCAGAGAACTGAGGGACGATCTGAGCAATCACGTGAAGAGAGCCTCTCGTGGTGAGGTCGTGGTGATAACGATCGGAGGTGAGCCGCGGGCGAAGATCACGCCGCTGCCGAGCGGACCCGCGCCGGGAAGCATGGAGGAGGCCTACGCGACCGGTCGCATCATCCGTGCGCCCCGCAAAGGTCAGACTCCACCGCCGCCTCCCGAGAAAGTAGAGCTTGGGAGACCCAGCGAGGAGATCTTCAGGGAGCTGCGAGAAGATCGATTCTGA
- a CDS encoding type II toxin-antitoxin system VapC family toxin, translating into MLVLDSSALIKRYASEAHSEWVDDLMSRDPDWAASALIATETAIGVGRGDLTKEVLASIDVRLSRDLEFFDLIPIDADCLARAVDIGRGLGVKTLDAIHLAAAAAIPGEFRFVTFDSRQRQAAEELGFNLLRPPV; encoded by the coding sequence ATGCTGGTCCTCGACTCTTCCGCCCTGATCAAGCGGTACGCGAGCGAGGCTCACTCGGAATGGGTGGATGATCTGATGAGCCGGGATCCCGACTGGGCTGCATCGGCACTGATCGCGACGGAGACGGCGATCGGTGTGGGGCGAGGCGACCTGACCAAAGAGGTACTGGCATCAATCGATGTACGCCTCAGCCGGGATCTCGAGTTCTTCGACCTGATTCCAATCGATGCGGACTGCCTCGCCCGAGCGGTCGATATCGGCCGCGGCCTCGGAGTGAAGACCCTGGACGCCATTCATCTCGCTGCGGCTGCGGCGATTCCGGGTGAGTTTCGCTTTGTCACCTTCGACAGTCGGCAGCGACAGGCGGCCGAAGAACTCGGCTTCAACCTTCTGAGACCGCCGGTCTGA
- a CDS encoding LCP family protein — protein MIAAACWAGLSLLAFAVSSQIQSMKLSGEARSALGGNPWLLGSAQNILVIGTDSRPPDTLEPGAAQNARCYEQQARGETPHGGCAGARADTLMVIRAGGGQFKKLGIPRDSYAEIPGHDAQKINAAYAYGGAALQVETVEQFLGIDIGHVVILNFTGFEDFIDAIGGVKVDVPVRLCADISGGKANGGWTIDLKKGSNTLDGETALAYARTRKPSPCPGSGPSAYSEGYDDLDRAAAQQSIMNGIKGRLTSPLRLPYNFIKGPIIGWTAPKAFVSDMGLMAMPQLALSTVFAGSSKPDVLIPSGNGPGGSLEIPESERQRAAANLR, from the coding sequence GTGATTGCGGCAGCCTGCTGGGCCGGGCTGAGCCTGCTTGCGTTCGCGGTCTCCTCCCAGATTCAGTCGATGAAACTTTCGGGCGAAGCCAGGTCTGCGCTCGGCGGCAACCCCTGGCTTCTCGGTTCGGCCCAGAACATCCTGGTCATCGGCACCGACTCGCGGCCGCCCGACACGCTGGAACCGGGAGCCGCCCAGAATGCACGCTGCTACGAGCAGCAGGCTCGCGGTGAGACCCCGCACGGCGGTTGCGCAGGGGCGAGGGCCGACACCCTGATGGTGATCCGGGCCGGCGGTGGTCAGTTCAAGAAGCTCGGTATTCCCCGGGACAGCTACGCCGAGATCCCGGGCCATGACGCCCAGAAGATCAATGCCGCCTACGCCTATGGCGGGGCCGCCCTCCAGGTGGAGACCGTGGAGCAGTTCCTCGGAATCGATATCGGACATGTGGTGATTCTCAACTTCACCGGTTTCGAGGACTTCATCGATGCAATCGGCGGGGTCAAGGTTGATGTCCCGGTGCGGCTCTGCGCCGACATCTCGGGCGGCAAGGCGAACGGGGGCTGGACGATCGACCTGAAGAAGGGATCGAACACCCTCGACGGTGAAACCGCCCTGGCCTACGCCCGGACCCGCAAGCCGAGTCCCTGCCCCGGATCCGGCCCGTCCGCCTACTCGGAGGGTTACGACGATCTCGACCGGGCGGCGGCCCAGCAGTCGATCATGAACGGGATCAAGGGCCGTCTCACCTCCCCGCTCCGCCTGCCCTACAACTTCATCAAGGGTCCGATCATCGGCTGGACCGCCCCGAAGGCATTCGTCTCCGACATGGGCCTCATGGCCATGCCCCAGCTTGCGCTCTCGACCGTGTTCGCCGGCTCCTCCAAGCCGGACGTGCTGATCCCGTCCGGCAACGGTCCGGGAGGTTCACTCGAGATCCCCGAGTCGGAACGGCAGCGGGCCGCGGCCAACCTCAGATAG